The following are from one region of the Leucobacter sp. Psy1 genome:
- a CDS encoding flavin reductase, with the protein MSTQFPERPDTADSFDQSLFRHVVGHFASGVTVITTNADGTLFGTTASAVTSLSMEPPMMLACLNRSSATHAAIVDAGRFAINILAIDQGTLASHFGRKGDDKFASVEYSLSPRGLPLLDGALATIECLVSEMATGGTHTVFLGSVQHASSREGEPLAYYRGRFDALEHSSELSVYEQTRDWVLRRRTPLGETLDPAFLAREFACDPAAVYNALVRLVAENVVTAGEDGGCTPTPLTAELVDNLYDARASIEAGVLAEYLESASDERIAPIVAQAEALIARSPQTSEELDDFLEANLEFHCSIVSLADSRQLVAHFRQLSIATVWRETYRSDVWRDRTGHPLIPQIAAALTIRDAAGARALVRQQVDFVKQSAKQMIQEHGGAL; encoded by the coding sequence ATGAGTACGCAGTTTCCCGAGCGGCCGGACACGGCCGATTCTTTCGACCAGTCCCTCTTCCGTCATGTCGTGGGTCACTTCGCGTCGGGGGTGACCGTGATCACGACGAACGCGGACGGAACCCTCTTCGGAACGACAGCCTCCGCGGTGACATCGCTCTCCATGGAGCCGCCGATGATGCTGGCCTGTCTGAATCGATCGAGCGCCACCCACGCAGCCATCGTCGATGCCGGACGGTTCGCGATCAACATTCTCGCAATCGACCAGGGCACTCTCGCGAGCCATTTCGGACGAAAGGGCGACGACAAGTTCGCCTCGGTGGAGTACTCGCTGAGCCCCAGAGGGTTGCCGCTCCTCGACGGTGCGCTCGCGACTATCGAGTGCCTCGTCTCCGAAATGGCCACGGGTGGAACGCACACCGTCTTCCTCGGGAGCGTGCAGCACGCGAGCTCGCGCGAGGGGGAGCCGCTGGCCTACTACCGAGGTCGGTTCGACGCCCTCGAGCACTCGAGCGAGCTCTCGGTGTACGAGCAGACACGCGATTGGGTGCTGCGTCGACGCACACCGCTCGGCGAAACGCTCGATCCGGCTTTCCTAGCACGTGAGTTCGCATGCGATCCTGCGGCAGTGTACAACGCCCTGGTCAGGCTGGTTGCCGAGAACGTCGTGACCGCCGGAGAGGACGGTGGTTGTACTCCGACCCCGCTTACCGCGGAACTGGTGGACAACCTGTATGACGCGCGCGCCTCGATCGAGGCAGGTGTGCTCGCGGAGTATCTCGAGTCGGCGTCGGATGAGCGGATCGCTCCCATCGTCGCGCAAGCCGAGGCGCTCATCGCGCGGTCGCCGCAGACCTCGGAGGAGCTCGATGACTTCCTCGAGGCGAACCTGGAGTTTCACTGTTCGATCGTGAGCCTCGCGGACTCGCGACAGCTCGTGGCGCATTTCAGGCAGTTGAGCATCGCCACGGTGTGGCGCGAGACCTATCGCTCCGATGTCTGGCGAGATCGCACGGGTCACCCGCTGATCCCGCAGATCGCCGCAGCATTGACGATCCGAGATGCTGCAGGCGCTCGGGCACTCGTCAGGCAGCAGGTCGACTTCGTGAAGCAGTCGGCAAAGCAGATGATTCAGGAGCACGGTGGCGCCCTCTAG
- a CDS encoding YaeQ family protein — MATGATIHTFEIHLADVDRGVYEELSLRVARHPSETAPFMVTRILAYCLEYAEGIAFGAGGISSTDEPAVFVRDLTGRITDWIEVGAPDAQRLHHASKLADRAAVYTHRDPEKLLAAWQGKTIHRADAVVLRAFDRSFIDAVAAEIGRRNTLTLSATEGQMYLELDGKTFEAQISDYTAG; from the coding sequence ATGGCGACCGGCGCGACGATCCACACGTTCGAGATCCATCTGGCGGATGTGGACCGGGGTGTGTACGAGGAGCTGTCGTTGCGCGTAGCCAGGCACCCGTCCGAGACGGCACCGTTCATGGTGACCCGGATCCTCGCCTACTGCCTCGAGTACGCAGAGGGCATCGCCTTCGGAGCAGGCGGCATCTCGTCCACGGATGAGCCCGCCGTGTTCGTGCGCGATCTGACCGGCCGGATCACCGACTGGATCGAGGTCGGAGCACCCGATGCGCAGCGCCTGCACCACGCCAGCAAGCTCGCGGACCGTGCGGCTGTCTACACCCACCGCGATCCCGAGAAGCTGCTGGCGGCCTGGCAGGGGAAGACGATCCATCGGGCGGACGCGGTCGTGCTGCGCGCGTTCGATCGGAGTTTCATCGATGCGGTTGCAGCGGAGATCGGGCGGCGCAACACCCTCACTCTCTCTGCCACTGAGGGGCAGATGTACCTTGAACTCGACGGGAAGACGTTCGAGGCGCAGATCTCCGACTACACCGCGGGCTGA
- a CDS encoding MarR family winged helix-turn-helix transcriptional regulator: protein MPESEQRGADNSFLRFVETAEERARAELVDYGGNSVVALSLLMRRVNKLMAVDAEQVVLGPHNLTWASFRVCFALWVAGPQEPHRVAISTSMSRASVSAARKALVDKGYVTTASSPSDLRSIVMSLTPEGYRQITEIYQRHLQLTAEWLEPLSAPEQQILLGLLGKIMASPRGQIFGPGRAVNN from the coding sequence ATGCCTGAATCCGAGCAGAGGGGTGCCGACAACAGCTTCCTGCGCTTCGTCGAGACCGCAGAAGAGCGTGCTCGTGCGGAGCTGGTCGACTACGGCGGGAACTCCGTCGTCGCGCTGAGCCTCTTGATGAGGCGGGTGAACAAGCTGATGGCAGTGGACGCCGAGCAGGTGGTTCTTGGCCCGCACAACCTCACCTGGGCGAGCTTTCGGGTCTGTTTCGCGCTCTGGGTCGCCGGTCCGCAAGAGCCGCATCGGGTCGCGATCTCCACATCGATGAGTCGGGCCTCGGTGTCCGCAGCGCGAAAGGCGCTCGTTGACAAAGGTTATGTGACGACCGCCTCCTCGCCCAGCGATCTTCGCTCGATCGTGATGTCGCTGACTCCGGAGGGGTACCGGCAGATCACGGAGATCTATCAACGGCATCTGCAGCTGACCGCCGAATGGCTGGAACCGCTATCGGCCCCTGAACAGCAGATTCTCCTCGGACTTCTCGGCAAGATCATGGCGAGCCCGAGGGGCCAGATCTTCGGTCCTGGCCGCGCCGTGAACAACTGA
- a CDS encoding aldehyde dehydrogenase family protein: protein MHDATLAQEWYARLTDVLATRGLTLDAPGDAGLRVVVPWHREWGFYVREHSESDVARTVSSAAVAQPDWRAQEDRRRWALARLAEELSSMAEAFIHLISFENGKLLPAARMEVGAAVAALRSFANRTIPVESIRSEPSDTVEVVREPIGVIAAITPANMPLLMLINKLAPALLVGNVVVAKPSPYTPLTALLFEDLARRVLPEGVFSVVVGDARTGAALVAHERVGLIALTGSRAAGAEVMKQAAARIADVQLELGGNDAALILPDADLDSAIPLIFASAFSSSGQACVATKRVYAPRSLLERVETEFVALAERCRVGSPFDPDATHPAVTNGDQYRRVERLIADAPQEGGRVLAGGVHPSDEGWFIRPTVVSGLAAGAELVDEEQFGPVVPIVPYDDIDAVVDAINRGPYGLGSTIWSNGPQEHARSLARQIEVGMVWINRTPVPDPSIPFGGTKQSGIGREGGEHGIDAFCEIKVIGSRGEVDA from the coding sequence GCTGACTGACGTGCTCGCGACACGGGGACTCACCCTCGACGCGCCGGGGGACGCGGGACTCCGAGTTGTAGTCCCCTGGCATCGTGAGTGGGGGTTCTATGTTCGGGAGCACTCCGAATCCGATGTGGCGCGCACCGTCTCGTCCGCGGCTGTGGCGCAGCCTGACTGGCGTGCGCAGGAAGACCGACGGCGCTGGGCTTTGGCGAGACTCGCAGAGGAGCTCTCGTCGATGGCAGAAGCGTTCATCCATCTCATCTCGTTCGAGAACGGGAAACTGCTCCCGGCGGCGCGCATGGAGGTCGGGGCAGCGGTCGCAGCTCTCCGGAGTTTCGCGAATCGAACGATACCCGTCGAATCGATTCGCTCCGAGCCGTCCGACACCGTCGAAGTGGTTCGCGAGCCGATCGGGGTGATTGCGGCGATCACTCCGGCGAACATGCCGCTGCTCATGCTCATCAACAAACTCGCCCCCGCACTCCTCGTGGGGAACGTGGTCGTCGCGAAGCCATCCCCGTACACGCCGCTCACCGCGCTGCTCTTCGAAGATCTCGCTCGTCGCGTGCTTCCGGAGGGCGTGTTCTCCGTGGTTGTCGGGGACGCGCGGACCGGGGCTGCGCTTGTCGCCCATGAGCGCGTCGGATTGATCGCGCTCACCGGGTCGCGAGCTGCTGGCGCCGAGGTCATGAAACAGGCTGCCGCCCGAATCGCCGATGTCCAGCTCGAACTCGGCGGGAACGACGCTGCACTGATCCTTCCTGACGCCGACCTCGACTCCGCGATTCCTCTTATTTTCGCTTCCGCGTTCTCGTCCAGTGGCCAGGCGTGTGTCGCGACGAAGCGCGTGTACGCGCCGAGGTCATTGCTCGAGCGTGTAGAAACGGAGTTCGTCGCCCTGGCTGAACGGTGTCGTGTTGGAAGTCCGTTTGACCCCGATGCCACGCATCCCGCGGTGACCAACGGTGACCAGTACCGGAGGGTCGAGAGGCTCATCGCCGACGCGCCGCAAGAGGGTGGCAGAGTGCTCGCAGGGGGTGTTCATCCCTCCGACGAGGGGTGGTTCATTCGGCCCACGGTGGTGAGTGGACTCGCGGCCGGCGCGGAGCTCGTTGATGAAGAGCAGTTCGGTCCCGTCGTGCCGATCGTGCCGTATGACGACATCGATGCGGTGGTCGACGCGATCAACCGGGGCCCTTATGGCTTGGGCTCGACCATCTGGTCGAACGGCCCCCAGGAGCATGCGCGATCCCTCGCCCGTCAGATCGAGGTGGGAATGGTCTGGATCAATCGCACCCCGGTCCCTGACCCCTCGATTCCGTTCGGGGGTACGAAGCAGAGCGGAATCGGTCGCGAGGGCGGCGAGCACGGAATCGATGCATTTTGCGAGATCAAGGTCATTGGCAGCAGAGGAGAAGTGGATGCCTGA
- a CDS encoding MFS transporter, translating into MSALRRQGVAAGILTVAVGLSVRFPITNVSSLLGEIGVGYDLSQTGLAVLSTIPVLLFALAAPLAPLIVARLGLARSLALLLAVLACATLLRPLAPATLFVGAVLVGASIALLGILAPQIIRRALAARGGFWTGVYTASFGLSAATGAALSVPLFHVLDNRIGPALSAWGVPLLIALALSLVFGRRIDAGGSGGAPAEPSTGASILHARGLWPVTGFFACQALLYFSMTAWLPTIALDRGATPSQAGLLLAWMSIAGLPASLFAPMLASRRGWRTPILVATALLGTASLLCLAIAPLELMTLVVAVLGIALSSAFGLSVVLIVFTAPSAARTAAFSAVSQGVGYGFAAAGPLVPGLLVGAGIGWPAVIAMLACIAAAEIGFGIASSRASLAVERAE; encoded by the coding sequence ATGAGCGCGCTGCGCCGCCAAGGGGTCGCCGCCGGGATCCTTACCGTCGCCGTCGGCCTCAGCGTACGGTTCCCGATCACCAATGTGTCCTCGCTCCTCGGGGAGATCGGAGTGGGGTACGACCTCTCCCAGACGGGACTCGCCGTGCTCAGCACGATTCCCGTGCTCCTCTTCGCGCTCGCCGCTCCGCTCGCGCCGCTGATCGTGGCCCGCCTCGGACTGGCGCGCTCACTCGCGCTGTTGCTCGCGGTACTCGCCTGCGCGACCCTGCTCCGCCCGCTCGCGCCCGCCACCCTCTTCGTCGGCGCCGTGCTCGTCGGAGCCTCCATCGCGCTCCTCGGCATTCTCGCTCCCCAGATCATTCGCCGCGCGCTCGCTGCGCGTGGCGGCTTCTGGACCGGTGTCTACACCGCATCGTTCGGGCTCAGCGCCGCGACCGGCGCCGCCCTGTCGGTCCCGCTGTTCCACGTGCTCGACAACCGGATCGGTCCGGCGCTCTCGGCGTGGGGCGTGCCCCTGCTCATCGCGCTCGCCCTCTCCCTGGTGTTCGGGCGTCGGATCGACGCGGGCGGGTCAGGCGGCGCACCCGCGGAACCCTCCACCGGGGCGTCGATCCTCCACGCCCGCGGACTGTGGCCCGTCACCGGCTTCTTCGCCTGCCAGGCGCTCCTCTACTTCTCGATGACCGCGTGGCTGCCGACGATCGCGCTCGACCGCGGAGCGACGCCGTCGCAGGCCGGTCTGCTCCTCGCCTGGATGAGCATCGCGGGTCTCCCCGCCTCGCTGTTCGCACCGATGCTCGCCTCGCGACGCGGGTGGCGCACGCCGATCCTCGTGGCGACCGCACTCCTCGGGACCGCGAGCCTCCTCTGCCTCGCGATCGCCCCGCTCGAGCTCATGACGCTCGTCGTCGCGGTGCTCGGCATTGCACTGAGCTCGGCGTTCGGGCTCTCGGTCGTGCTCATCGTCTTCACGGCGCCGAGTGCCGCACGCACCGCGGCGTTCTCCGCAGTGAGCCAGGGCGTCGGGTACGGGTTCGCCGCGGCGGGGCCACTGGTTCCCGGCCTGCTCGTCGGCGCGGGGATCGGCTGGCCCGCCGTCATCGCGATGCTCGCGTGCATCGCGGCCGCTGAGATCGGGTTCGGGATCGCGAGTTCCCGCGCCTCGCTCGCGGTTGAGCGCGCCGAGTAG
- a CDS encoding ABC transporter ATP-binding protein, whose protein sequence is MGEIRIEGLEKSFRSTQVLHSLDLLIEAGEFVTLLGPSGCGKTTTLRCVAGLETPTSGRITIGTVPVSDSANESFVPPHRRRVGMVFQSYAIWPHMSVRSNVEFPLRRRKQGTREERRATAQRALSAVGMAEYAERYPHELSGGQQQRVALARGLVSAGEVMLYDEPLSNLDAKLRIAMRDEVRRLHEEFGHTSIYVTHDQEEAFAISDRVIIMKGGRIEQVGTPREIFDTPVSRYVADFVGYENILDIDRVSSDGSEAFAGGLRFAGLHDVRIGDALAFRSSRVIPGEGGRTAAMSCETTRTREVYIGDETVVHLATPDGAEIVARVPSGSGEVEIASGVFHVSREDIAVLRPEED, encoded by the coding sequence ATGGGAGAGATTCGCATCGAGGGGCTCGAGAAGTCCTTCAGATCCACGCAGGTGCTCCACTCGCTCGACCTGCTCATCGAGGCGGGCGAGTTCGTAACACTGCTCGGGCCGAGCGGCTGCGGCAAGACGACGACCCTGCGCTGCGTGGCGGGTCTCGAGACCCCGACCTCGGGTCGAATCACCATCGGTACTGTGCCGGTGTCGGATAGCGCGAACGAGAGTTTCGTGCCTCCGCATCGCCGCAGGGTGGGCATGGTCTTTCAGAGCTACGCGATATGGCCGCACATGTCGGTCCGGTCGAACGTCGAGTTCCCCCTGCGTCGGCGGAAGCAGGGGACGCGCGAAGAGCGACGGGCGACGGCGCAGCGAGCGCTCTCAGCGGTCGGCATGGCCGAATACGCCGAACGCTATCCGCACGAGCTTTCGGGCGGGCAGCAGCAGCGGGTCGCTCTCGCCCGCGGCCTGGTATCCGCTGGTGAGGTCATGCTGTACGACGAGCCGCTGTCGAACCTCGATGCGAAGCTGCGCATTGCCATGCGGGACGAAGTCAGACGACTCCATGAAGAGTTCGGACACACATCGATCTATGTAACGCATGATCAGGAGGAAGCTTTCGCGATCTCGGACCGGGTCATCATCATGAAGGGGGGCCGCATCGAGCAGGTCGGTACCCCTCGTGAGATCTTCGACACTCCAGTCTCGCGGTACGTTGCGGACTTCGTCGGCTACGAGAACATACTCGACATCGATCGCGTATCCTCCGATGGCTCTGAAGCCTTCGCGGGGGGTCTCCGTTTCGCCGGGTTGCACGATGTGCGCATCGGAGATGCGCTGGCCTTTCGGAGCAGCCGGGTGATCCCGGGCGAGGGGGGCCGTACGGCTGCGATGAGCTGCGAGACGACCCGCACTCGAGAGGTCTACATCGGAGATGAAACCGTCGTCCATCTGGCCACGCCCGACGGTGCGGAGATCGTGGCTCGGGTACCGAGCGGCAGTGGAGAGGTCGAGATCGCGAGTGGAGTCTTCCACGTGTCGCGGGAGGACATCGCAGTGCTGCGTCCCGAGGAGGATTGA